From Leptotrichia wadei, one genomic window encodes:
- a CDS encoding DUF4299 family protein, with product MSISFYVKNKKKFLGYKAVLNVETALSLLDKELYTYNTGNIDINDLLLSPVSNYQCLLIGDGKESARGFELSYDTKYNNYVVRIFTPSSREDWLLALEYIKALAKEFDSEILNERGEVYTAGNIDKFDYESDILYGIKVITENIKSGESDTYVIFGTTRPVSFNEEMVDEINNSNNPIDTFSKIVRNIQNLDAYSANQRFYKNDEDERIMGAYSLTENVRTILPYKPSVEFHNLDIVKNDDIAFWNIGFVTINGDENDPNSYQVIGQLDYNDFIKKLPKDKYRFIDASYILVEPLSKEEILGFLEISVN from the coding sequence ATGAGTATAAGTTTTTATGTGAAAAACAAGAAAAAATTTTTAGGTTATAAAGCCGTTTTAAATGTTGAAACTGCATTGAGTTTACTTGATAAGGAACTTTATACCTACAATACTGGAAATATTGATATTAATGATTTACTGCTATCTCCAGTTTCTAATTATCAGTGTCTTTTAATAGGAGACGGTAAGGAAAGTGCAAGAGGATTTGAGCTATCTTATGACACAAAATATAACAATTATGTTGTAAGGATTTTTACGCCGTCATCTAGGGAAGATTGGCTTTTGGCATTGGAATATATAAAAGCGTTGGCTAAAGAATTTGATTCGGAGATTTTGAATGAGAGAGGTGAAGTTTATACTGCTGGTAACATTGATAAATTTGACTATGAATCAGATATACTTTATGGAATAAAAGTAATTACAGAAAATATAAAAAGTGGAGAATCAGATACTTATGTTATTTTTGGTACAACTAGACCTGTTTCTTTCAATGAAGAAATGGTAGATGAAATAAATAATTCAAATAATCCTATAGATACTTTTTCAAAAATAGTAAGAAACATTCAAAATTTAGATGCTTATTCGGCAAATCAACGTTTTTATAAAAATGATGAAGATGAAAGAATTATGGGAGCTTATAGTCTGACAGAAAATGTTAGAACAATTCTTCCTTATAAACCTAGTGTTGAATTTCATAATTTAGATATCGTTAAAAATGATGACATAGCTTTTTGGAATATAGGTTTCGTTACTATTAATGGAGATGAAAATGATCCAAACAGTTATCAAGTTATTGGTCAATTAGATTATAATGATTTTATAAAAAAATTACCAAAAGATAAGTATCGTTTTATTGACGCTTCATACATTCTTGTTGAGCCGTTAAGTAAAGAAGAAATTTTAGGATTTTTGGAAATATCTGTTAATTAG
- a CDS encoding YwqG family protein: MSNLNKEIVNEILERIKKDFLKEIRENNEELNIKPLCHAKLLDREEISLTESKVGGFPYIPIGERAPMFYDKFSDCEDDEDEDEDGNETMALFAQINCEDLKGLENFPEKGLIQIYMQGDTDFEVCDEDDLKVIYYENIGEHYSEEELKEIYNPKFDCGDFPFGETLGREIGYALEFSSMYNISEISEEKQEKYLETTLEKMNLKLSEKEKEDIFLKVEDDIFYNFKWNEYIDKNMEIVDEKACGIDSRTHCGGYPDFFQGYDPREKEGEKEKYDTVLFQLGSDLSKDGDWRALIFDAGFVNFFINSEKLKNKDFSDIFVDVQCG, translated from the coding sequence ATGTCAAATTTGAATAAAGAGATTGTTAATGAGATTTTAGAAAGAATAAAAAAGGATTTTTTGAAAGAAATTAGGGAAAATAATGAGGAACTTAATATTAAGCCACTTTGTCATGCAAAACTTTTGGATAGAGAAGAAATTTCTTTGACAGAGAGTAAAGTGGGAGGATTTCCGTATATTCCGATTGGAGAAAGAGCACCGATGTTTTATGATAAGTTTTCAGATTGTGAAGATGATGAGGATGAGGATGAAGATGGAAATGAAACAATGGCTCTGTTTGCTCAAATTAATTGCGAGGATTTAAAAGGACTTGAAAATTTTCCTGAAAAGGGGCTTATTCAAATTTATATGCAAGGGGATACAGATTTTGAAGTTTGTGATGAAGATGACTTGAAAGTGATTTATTATGAAAATATTGGGGAACATTATAGCGAAGAAGAATTGAAGGAGATTTATAATCCAAAATTTGATTGTGGAGATTTTCCTTTTGGAGAAACGCTTGGAAGAGAAATTGGGTATGCATTGGAATTTTCTTCGATGTATAATATTTCAGAGATAAGTGAGGAAAAACAGGAAAAATATCTTGAGACAACTTTGGAAAAAATGAATTTAAAATTGTCAGAAAAAGAAAAGGAAGATATATTTTTAAAGGTAGAAGATGACATATTCTATAATTTTAAATGGAATGAGTATATTGACAAAAATATGGAAATAGTAGATGAAAAGGCGTGCGGAATTGATTCAAGAACGCATTGTGGCGGATATCCTGATTTTTTTCAAGGATACGACCCTAGAGAAAAGGAAGGAGAAAAAGAAAAATACGATACGGTTCTTTTTCAGTTAGGAAGTGATTTGTCTAAAGATGGAGATTGGAGAGCTTTAATTTTCGATGCTGGATTTGTGAACTTTTTTATTAATAGTGAAAAATTGAAAAATAAAGATTTTTCAGATATTTTTGTTGATGTTCAATGTGGTTAA
- a CDS encoding DNA-directed RNA polymerase subunit alpha C-terminal domain-containing protein: MKKDTSIQILQLSKRSYNVLEKFNIITVQDLLTVSVEDIKNFKGIGKKSIQEILSKIEMLKDHNFDNIDISEIEMKISKDKYFTNKFGEKYKDIPIEDLGLSEESKNFLKELGIEYYSELLTKSDEEFELPEYLENTVQKEIRSIRRDLNIEVPINIRGDISIDYLRLSARAKNCLKIANIKYCSQLFYKTKEELKAIKQMGGKTLKELQRFKFLIFFYFGIPANIEDKGSEEEKISKESVDFFKKVAAILNCNTEKLISNISDHYFSFVQYTDLTEENDYNYITENIVSLLWWKNSYGKEKWLKYIIRQISKNIYGIEEDILWESIPEILKDKKIYKKTIEYLCESNLIKKLYDDRFVIVYKSVKEEVYNYLTENEANIFLNRISGKTLEEIGDTLEITRERVRQIEAKGLKKLSFGKFKEDFFKDIYLKYDVNKEAFLVALREEETYNYLSLRYRNELNQVKNVRKSLQELLEDEEIPAIIRRVFEKFVYKDYITFDKERILVGRASFTNYIIKHFANDGMSYIEFKEMYDMFLTELGYEKEESLKIVDRSYENRIRDDMNVLWKPKKKFRYYNILGYDFSDFLETLNLSQYKNEEYSSLKFFKMYPDLMKMYDIRDEYELHNLLKKICTVDKYPEIKFGRMPSIEFGKADREQQVKELLSLLSPISKQDFINEYEDFYGVDSKTFAANYLSYIDEYNCSGIYDIKFEEYDDSIFLELKDILSEELYAVQEVREKIEKTFPNYKKEFLNPILLKKLGYKISGGYIVKSQYDSASSYFYQFLQKNEIVKLDDISSKIKSLPMFISQIYRLKYVYEIIEFSPNKFVNFSKLKKLGITKEDLKQYCSDVLEFIGKDKYFTTFSLKKNGFYHELDELGFDDYFYTSILIEDKNRISYRRIGKNKLMYSNGEGANFEDFLERIVYKQEKLYIEVYDLNDLLRDEYNIVLDVHDVISSVKSTSMFYDPISKIVFADYEIYYEVI; encoded by the coding sequence ATGAAAAAAGATACGTCAATTCAAATACTTCAATTATCAAAAAGATCTTATAATGTTTTAGAAAAATTTAATATTATTACTGTTCAAGATTTATTAACTGTTTCGGTAGAAGATATAAAAAATTTCAAAGGGATAGGAAAAAAATCTATTCAAGAAATATTATCAAAGATAGAAATGCTAAAAGATCATAATTTTGATAATATAGATATTTCTGAAATAGAAATGAAAATATCAAAAGATAAATATTTCACAAATAAATTTGGAGAAAAATATAAAGATATTCCTATTGAGGATTTAGGACTTTCAGAAGAAAGTAAAAATTTTTTAAAGGAACTTGGTATAGAGTATTATTCAGAACTTCTTACCAAGAGTGATGAGGAATTTGAATTACCAGAATATTTGGAAAATACAGTACAAAAGGAAATAAGAAGTATAAGAAGGGATCTTAACATTGAAGTTCCAATAAATATAAGGGGAGATATAAGTATAGATTATTTAAGACTTTCAGCAAGAGCTAAAAATTGTTTGAAGATTGCTAATATTAAATACTGTTCTCAGCTTTTTTATAAAACGAAAGAAGAATTGAAGGCAATAAAGCAAATGGGGGGAAAGACTCTAAAAGAACTGCAAAGATTTAAATTTCTTATATTTTTTTATTTTGGAATACCAGCTAATATTGAAGATAAGGGATCAGAAGAAGAAAAAATTTCAAAAGAAAGTGTTGATTTTTTTAAAAAAGTTGCTGCAATATTAAATTGCAATACTGAAAAGTTGATTTCAAATATTTCTGATCACTATTTTTCTTTTGTGCAGTATACTGATTTAACAGAGGAAAATGATTATAATTATATAACTGAAAATATAGTTTCGCTTTTATGGTGGAAAAATAGTTATGGGAAAGAAAAGTGGTTAAAATATATTATTAGGCAAATATCTAAAAATATTTACGGAATTGAAGAAGATATTTTATGGGAAAGTATTCCTGAAATTTTAAAAGATAAAAAAATATATAAAAAAACTATTGAATATTTATGCGAATCAAACTTAATTAAAAAGTTATATGATGATAGATTTGTAATTGTATATAAAAGTGTTAAAGAAGAAGTGTACAATTATTTGACAGAAAATGAAGCAAATATCTTTTTAAATAGAATTTCTGGGAAAACATTGGAAGAAATAGGAGATACTTTAGAGATAACAAGAGAAAGAGTAAGACAGATTGAAGCAAAAGGATTGAAAAAATTATCTTTTGGAAAATTTAAAGAAGATTTTTTTAAGGATATATATTTAAAATATGATGTGAATAAAGAGGCATTTCTAGTTGCCTTAAGAGAAGAAGAAACATATAACTATTTAAGTTTGAGATATAGAAATGAGTTAAATCAGGTTAAAAATGTGAGAAAATCATTACAGGAGCTTTTAGAAGATGAAGAGATTCCTGCTATAATTCGGAGAGTTTTTGAAAAATTTGTTTATAAAGATTATATTACTTTCGATAAAGAAAGAATACTCGTGGGGAGAGCAAGTTTTACAAATTATATTATAAAGCATTTTGCTAATGATGGAATGTCTTATATTGAATTTAAAGAAATGTATGATATGTTTTTAACTGAATTAGGTTATGAAAAAGAAGAAAGTCTTAAAATTGTGGATAGAAGTTATGAAAATCGTATAAGAGATGATATGAATGTTTTATGGAAACCAAAGAAAAAATTTAGATATTATAATATTTTAGGATATGATTTTAGCGACTTTTTAGAAACTTTAAATTTAAGCCAGTATAAAAATGAGGAATATTCAAGTCTGAAATTTTTTAAAATGTATCCTGATTTAATGAAAATGTATGATATTCGTGATGAATATGAACTTCATAATTTGTTAAAAAAGATATGTACTGTGGATAAATATCCTGAAATAAAATTTGGTAGAATGCCGTCAATAGAATTTGGTAAAGCTGATAGAGAACAGCAGGTAAAAGAGTTGTTGTCATTATTATCTCCTATTTCAAAACAGGACTTTATAAATGAATATGAAGATTTTTATGGGGTTGATTCTAAAACATTTGCAGCTAATTATCTTTCTTACATAGATGAATATAATTGCAGTGGAATATACGATATAAAATTTGAAGAGTATGATGATTCAATTTTTCTTGAGCTAAAAGATATATTATCTGAAGAACTTTATGCAGTTCAAGAAGTTAGAGAAAAAATTGAAAAAACATTTCCAAACTATAAAAAGGAATTTTTGAATCCAATTTTATTAAAAAAATTAGGATATAAAATTTCTGGAGGATATATTGTAAAAAGTCAATATGACTCAGCATCTAGTTATTTTTATCAATTTTTACAAAAAAATGAGATTGTAAAATTGGATGATATATCTTCTAAAATAAAATCTTTGCCGATGTTTATTTCTCAAATTTATAGATTAAAATATGTATATGAAATTATTGAATTTTCACCAAATAAATTTGTTAATTTTAGTAAATTGAAAAAACTAGGAATAACAAAAGAAGATTTAAAACAATATTGTTCAGATGTTTTAGAATTTATAGGAAAAGATAAGTATTTTACAACATTTTCATTGAAGAAAAATGGATTTTATCATGAATTAGATGAACTGGGATTTGACGATTATTTTTATACATCTATTCTTATTGAAGATAAGAATAGAATTTCCTATAGAAGAATAGGGAAAAATAAACTTATGTATAGTAATGGTGAAGGAGCAAATTTTGAAGATTTTTTAGAGCGTATTGTGTATAAACAGGAAAAACTTTATATAGAAGTTTATGACTTAAACGATTTATTAAGAGATGAATATAATATTGTGCTTGATGTGCACGATGTTATTAGTTCTGTAAAGTCTACTTCTATGTTTTATGACCCTATTTCTAAAATAGTGTTTGCAGATTATGAAATTTATTATGAGGTGATATAA
- a CDS encoding DEAD/DEAH box helicase — protein MNDNLTLQFENDILVLVSSMISNLKRNRVYKLQLKRYVSRDKTEENKLFFKKEIGYIKYKKIIEIIEKYSSKNNIDFHVSKEVEEYIQKREIYINERSRVGLGIKSQTEEILEKYNSYRAVIDSQMVRKLREKQAWDSFFMFAMRKSANFSVPGSGKTSSVYGVFSFLSYKGLVDKIVMIGPRSSFISWKDEFYNCFGNKRKLELFNIQDYSNSRDKKNALLYKAVHKKNLLLFNYESLDSILEEVKNIIDDKTLLVFDEVHKVKNPNGKRAKNALKISYNARYTIALTGTPLPNSYLDIKNLLHILYHEEYNDFFGFGDAQLRIPSEYDIENINKKIKPFFCRTTKKQLEVPEVNPDIILPCKLSDKENKIFNILLLKYAKNKLALIIRLLQLESNPKMLLKAISENQEDFSAILDTTSDPEDIDYVDYSQDIKDLINSFGKTEKFNSCIQQVKQLNSEGKSVIIWCIFVDSIRQLASQLEKEGISTGVIFGSTSEEERKNILNKFKEKEIDVLITNPHTLAESVSLHSVCHDAIYYEYSYNLVHLLQSKDRIHRLGLKEGQYTQYYFLQSIFVTRDGFEYSLDQKIYQRLLEKEKIMLDAIDEDILESLGSIEDDIEVIFKDLKL, from the coding sequence GTGAATGATAATTTGACACTTCAATTTGAAAATGATATTTTAGTTCTTGTTTCTTCGATGATTTCTAATTTAAAGAGAAATAGAGTTTATAAATTACAATTAAAAAGATATGTTTCTAGGGATAAGACAGAGGAAAATAAATTATTTTTTAAAAAAGAAATAGGTTATATAAAATATAAAAAAATAATTGAAATAATAGAAAAATATTCTTCAAAAAATAATATTGATTTTCACGTTTCAAAAGAAGTGGAAGAGTACATACAAAAAAGAGAAATATATATTAATGAAAGATCAAGAGTGGGTTTAGGAATTAAAAGTCAGACTGAGGAAATCTTGGAAAAATATAACAGTTATAGAGCTGTTATTGATAGTCAAATGGTAAGAAAATTAAGGGAAAAACAGGCTTGGGATTCATTTTTTATGTTTGCAATGAGAAAATCTGCTAATTTTTCTGTACCAGGTTCTGGAAAAACATCTTCAGTTTATGGAGTTTTTAGTTTTTTATCCTACAAAGGTTTGGTAGATAAAATAGTTATGATTGGGCCTAGAAGTTCTTTTATTTCATGGAAAGATGAATTTTATAATTGTTTTGGTAATAAAAGAAAATTAGAATTATTTAATATTCAAGATTATTCAAATTCAAGAGATAAGAAAAATGCCTTATTGTATAAAGCAGTTCATAAAAAAAATTTACTACTTTTTAATTATGAAAGTTTAGATTCTATTTTGGAAGAGGTAAAAAATATTATAGATGATAAAACACTGCTTGTTTTTGATGAAGTTCATAAAGTAAAAAATCCAAATGGTAAAAGAGCTAAGAATGCTCTCAAAATATCATATAATGCTAGATATACAATAGCATTAACAGGAACACCCCTTCCAAATTCGTATCTTGACATTAAGAATTTATTACATATTTTATATCATGAAGAATACAATGACTTTTTTGGTTTTGGAGATGCCCAGTTAAGGATTCCAAGTGAATATGATATAGAAAATATCAACAAAAAGATAAAACCATTTTTTTGTAGAACAACAAAAAAGCAATTGGAAGTTCCTGAAGTTAATCCAGATATTATTTTACCATGCAAACTATCAGATAAAGAAAATAAAATTTTTAATATTTTATTGTTAAAATATGCTAAAAACAAATTAGCATTAATTATTAGGTTATTACAGTTAGAATCAAATCCTAAAATGTTATTAAAAGCTATATCTGAAAATCAAGAAGATTTTTCAGCTATATTGGATACTACATCAGATCCAGAAGATATTGATTATGTTGATTATTCACAGGATATCAAAGATTTAATAAATTCTTTTGGTAAAACTGAAAAATTTAATTCCTGTATTCAACAAGTAAAGCAACTTAATTCAGAAGGGAAGTCAGTAATTATCTGGTGTATTTTTGTTGATTCAATTCGACAGTTGGCTTCTCAATTGGAAAAGGAGGGAATATCTACAGGTGTCATTTTTGGTAGTACTTCAGAAGAAGAAAGAAAAAATATATTAAATAAATTTAAAGAAAAAGAAATTGATGTATTAATTACAAATCCACATACCTTAGCAGAATCAGTTTCTTTACACTCTGTTTGCCACGATGCAATTTATTATGAATACAGTTATAATTTAGTACATTTATTACAATCAAAGGATCGAATACATCGTTTAGGATTAAAAGAAGGGCAATATACACAATATTATTTTTTACAAAGTATATTTGTAACAAGAGATGGATTTGAATATTCTTTAGATCAAAAAATATATCAAAGACTTTTAGAAAAAGAAAAAATTATGTTAGACGCAATTGATGAAGATATTTTGGAATCTTTAGGAAGTATAGAAGATGATATTGAAGTTATATTTAAAGACTTAAAACTTTAA
- a CDS encoding DKNYY domain-containing protein, translating to MKTKNLLKILILFILAGSIANAEYLKENGEIYYKMPYYEIKSKVKDVDIKSFEPLKEDRGLIGDYYAKDNKYVYFYGKKLKNVLPEGFETVKENYVKDSKNVYKIEADITDSIPISSDNKINTKKISLDGLDVKTFRALENGKDVTSIDYFVDKNNIYYAYENLEKIQGADKNSFEVLGNYIAKDKNNVYYKGRKMENVDSASIKTFGNFIGKDKNRVFYITGNEDIKDADASSFEIMGDTYYFRDKNNIFVIKYSNDFPDGEGFIKLPNIDRNSFITLSEEIGKDKNGVYYIDEKINGINPNKVKVIEKIGQDNYILQSENNYYLTFNSNSDLYDRKNDKIEAKKINNLNIDFSTFKYFGIFNYYKDKNSFTIIQIMILKKSKAELMLEVLKKYLN from the coding sequence ATGAAAACAAAAAATCTATTAAAAATATTAATTTTATTTATCCTAGCAGGAAGCATTGCAAATGCGGAATATTTAAAGGAAAATGGTGAAATTTATTATAAAATGCCATATTATGAGATTAAGTCGAAAGTAAAAGATGTAGATATTAAAAGTTTTGAACCTTTAAAGGAAGATAGAGGGCTTATTGGCGATTATTATGCAAAAGATAATAAATATGTTTATTTTTATGGTAAGAAACTTAAAAATGTTTTGCCTGAAGGATTTGAAACAGTAAAAGAAAATTATGTGAAAGATAGTAAAAATGTATATAAAATTGAAGCTGATATTACAGATAGTATACCAATATCTTCGGATAATAAAATAAATACGAAAAAAATATCTTTAGATGGACTTGATGTTAAAACTTTTAGAGCTTTAGAAAATGGCAAAGATGTTACGAGCATAGATTATTTTGTTGATAAAAATAATATTTACTATGCCTATGAGAATTTGGAAAAAATACAAGGAGCAGATAAAAATTCTTTTGAGGTTTTGGGTAATTATATCGCAAAAGATAAAAATAATGTTTATTACAAAGGAAGAAAAATGGAAAATGTAGATTCTGCAAGTATTAAAACGTTCGGAAATTTTATAGGGAAAGATAAAAATAGAGTTTTTTACATTACAGGAAATGAGGATATTAAAGATGCTGATGCGTCAAGTTTTGAGATAATGGGAGATACTTATTATTTTAGAGATAAAAATAATATTTTTGTTATTAAATACAGTAATGATTTTCCTGATGGAGAAGGTTTTATAAAATTACCAAATATTGATAGGAACAGCTTTATTACTTTGAGCGAGGAAATTGGAAAAGATAAAAATGGAGTTTATTATATTGATGAAAAAATAAATGGGATTAATCCGAATAAAGTTAAAGTTATTGAGAAAATAGGACAGGACAATTATATTCTTCAAAGCGAAAATAATTACTATTTGACATTTAATAGCAATAGCGATTTGTATGACAGGAAAAACGATAAAATTGAAGCAAAAAAAATAAATAATTTGAACATTGATTTCAGTACATTTAAATATTTTGGAATTTTTAACTATTATAAAGATAAAAACAGTTTTACTATCATTCAGATAATGATTTTAAAAAAATCAAAAGCGGAATTGATGTTGGAAGTGCTGAAAAAGTACTTGAATTGA
- a CDS encoding esterase yields the protein MKKLNFKIEEKECILYTNENKKTEYILIQPVDEHDMQLLDNEVKYISENTDKSFSLAAFKIEDWNSELTPWEMPLLRGKGNFGDGAGKTLEFIKEKLIPNLVKLVNIQENNVKYVLGGYSLAGLFSLWCGYQTDIFAGVVGASPSVWYKDWIKFVKNNEILAKNVYLSLGDLEEKTKHQVLSKIGDNIREYFEILRNSEDVEKCILEWNEGNHFRDSDIRMGKGFVWILENC from the coding sequence ATGAAAAAATTAAATTTCAAAATAGAAGAAAAAGAATGTATTTTATATACAAATGAAAATAAAAAGACAGAATATATTTTAATACAGCCTGTCGATGAGCATGATATGCAACTTTTAGACAATGAAGTGAAATATATTTCTGAAAATACAGATAAAAGTTTTAGCTTGGCAGCTTTCAAAATAGAAGACTGGAATAGTGAACTGACACCTTGGGAAATGCCACTTCTTCGTGGAAAAGGAAATTTTGGCGATGGAGCTGGTAAAACATTAGAGTTTATAAAGGAAAAATTGATTCCAAATTTGGTAAAACTTGTGAATATTCAAGAAAATAATGTGAAATATGTTTTAGGAGGATATTCACTTGCGGGATTGTTTTCGTTGTGGTGCGGGTATCAGACAGATATTTTTGCAGGAGTTGTTGGAGCTTCGCCGTCGGTTTGGTATAAGGATTGGATTAAGTTTGTGAAAAATAATGAGATTTTGGCAAAAAATGTTTATTTGAGTCTTGGAGATTTGGAGGAAAAGACTAAACATCAGGTTTTATCGAAGATTGGGGATAATATAAGGGAATATTTTGAGATTTTGAGAAATTCTGAAGATGTGGAAAAATGTATCTTGGAATGGAATGAGGGGAATCATTTTAGGGATTCTGATATACGAATGGGAAAAGGATTTGTTTGGATTTTAGAAAATTGTTAA
- a CDS encoding RNA polymerase subunit sigma, which translates to MNIEIVQICDITLAVKFALKTKTKIEYFPFEYEKNIEFLFSKNKVDFLENSYKAENIEEWFDYCLNLGLEDIKILLPVSSKNLNIPDDLNSNKIKLICYFKNNLILYFTPKWKKTSGGWNVTYTAHKYENSINEKLKFYDNTEDFKNVLSKIAILADKINFSNFGNIFRKTFSILNGESFENIRNTFYGQTLFKIPKINARLFYSAKISNVFGGMSSWNDSPPYYAHEKGLESEYDSLTEELLTQIRLALLYSVNEW; encoded by the coding sequence ATGAATATAGAAATTGTACAAATTTGTGATATTACATTAGCCGTAAAATTTGCCTTAAAAACAAAAACTAAAATCGAATATTTTCCTTTTGAATATGAAAAAAATATTGAATTTCTATTCTCTAAAAACAAAGTGGATTTTTTAGAAAATAGCTACAAAGCTGAAAATATTGAAGAATGGTTTGACTATTGTTTAAACTTAGGATTAGAAGACATAAAAATTTTATTACCTGTCTCATCTAAAAATTTAAATATTCCCGACGATTTAAATTCAAATAAGATTAAACTTATTTGCTATTTTAAAAATAATTTGATTCTTTATTTTACACCAAAATGGAAGAAAACAAGTGGTGGATGGAATGTTACTTATACTGCTCACAAATACGAAAATTCTATCAATGAAAAACTTAAATTTTATGATAATACAGAAGATTTTAAAAATGTATTAAGTAAAATAGCAATTTTGGCTGATAAAATTAATTTTTCAAATTTTGGAAATATCTTTAGAAAAACTTTTAGCATTTTAAATGGGGAAAGTTTTGAAAATATAAGAAATACTTTTTATGGACAAACTCTTTTTAAAATACCTAAAATAAATGCAAGACTTTTTTATTCCGCCAAAATTTCTAATGTTTTTGGTGGAATGAGTTCCTGGAATGACAGCCCTCCTTATTATGCACACGAAAAAGGGCTTGAAAGTGAATATGACAGTCTTACGGAAGAACTTTTGACACAAATTAGGCTTGCTCTTTTATATTCTGTAAATGAGTGGTAA
- a CDS encoding M20 metallopeptidase family protein: MDSQEINKFIKENVDKIYDEMVKVRRTIHENPELGDEEFETSKLIKRFLTKNGIEFFEVINTGVVATIYNDKENMENKTVATRADIDALPIFEENDVDYKSKNTGKMHACGHDAHTTIQLGVAKVLAENKDKWHGTARFFFQPAEETSGGSDRMIKAGALEFEKEKDRKIDAFFALHMAPEIELGKIGIKYGKAHASSARIHLTINGVSAHAALPHKGIDAILIGAKVMEYLQSIVSRRIDPREEAVITIGAFNGGFADNVVCDKVEMKGTARTMSEETRTFIIETLKRDLPKFVEALGGIANVDIVRGYAPVINNDEMTERVENNIVDLYGKNALELIKQPRMDVEDVSYFLNEIPGCFFRLGTRVEEKGLIYDLHHPKFNIDEKSLKIGMGLQLKNILEYLK; the protein is encoded by the coding sequence ATGGATTCACAAGAGATAAATAAATTTATAAAGGAAAATGTTGATAAAATTTATGATGAAATGGTAAAAGTTAGAAGAACTATTCATGAAAATCCTGAACTTGGGGATGAAGAGTTTGAAACAAGTAAATTGATAAAAAGATTTTTGACAAAAAATGGTATTGAATTTTTTGAAGTTATAAATACAGGAGTTGTTGCGACTATTTATAATGATAAGGAAAATATGGAAAATAAAACAGTTGCTACTCGTGCGGATATTGATGCATTGCCGATTTTTGAAGAAAATGATGTTGACTATAAATCTAAAAATACTGGAAAAATGCATGCTTGTGGACATGATGCACATACAACTATTCAGCTTGGAGTGGCAAAGGTTCTGGCAGAAAATAAGGATAAATGGCATGGAACTGCGAGATTTTTCTTCCAGCCTGCAGAGGAAACTTCTGGGGGATCAGATAGAATGATAAAAGCTGGAGCATTGGAATTTGAAAAGGAAAAAGATAGAAAAATAGATGCTTTTTTTGCATTGCACATGGCTCCAGAAATAGAACTTGGCAAAATTGGAATAAAATATGGAAAGGCACATGCTTCATCAGCAAGAATACATCTTACAATAAATGGAGTTTCAGCTCATGCCGCATTGCCTCACAAGGGAATTGATGCAATTTTAATCGGTGCAAAAGTTATGGAATATCTTCAATCTATTGTCAGCAGAAGAATTGATCCAAGAGAAGAGGCTGTAATTACAATTGGGGCATTTAATGGAGGTTTTGCTGATAATGTTGTCTGTGACAAAGTAGAAATGAAGGGAACAGCTAGAACAATGTCTGAAGAAACACGAACATTTATAATTGAAACATTAAAAAGAGACTTGCCTAAGTTTGTAGAAGCATTAGGCGGAATAGCAAATGTTGATATTGTACGTGGCTATGCACCTGTAATTAATAATGATGAAATGACAGAAAGAGTGGAAAATAACATTGTTGATTTGTATGGTAAAAATGCTTTGGAACTAATAAAGCAGCCTAGAATGGATGTTGAAGATGTAAGCTACTTTTTAAATGAAATTCCTGGATGTTTTTTCAGACTGGGAACACGAGTGGAAGAAAAGGGATTAATTTACGATTTGCACCATCCTAAATTTAATATTGATGAGAAAAGTTTAAAAATTGGAATGGGATTACAATTGAAAAATATTTTAGAATATTTAAAATAA